The genomic window aaattgtAAAGTATTAATTAGCAAATGGGGGCAACAACTATGACAAGATTGGATTTATACTAGAAATGCAGGACTGATTCAacataaggaaaaatataaatatcgtAAATCAAGTCAATATTATAAATAGTAAAAACttcataattatattaatagctgcttttttttttgcaaggcaaacgggattaagtggcttgcccaaggccacacagctaggtaattatttagtgtctgaggccagatttgaactcaggtactcctgactccagggccggtgctctatccactgtgctacctagctgcccccaatagcTGCTTTTGATAAAAATCTTTTTCTGTTAAGAATACCATAAAGCATAGTAATAGATGTCTAcctttttaatatgaaaaataatattcagtaAAACACTGATTAAACCTATGTAATGGAAAAATGTTCCAGGTCTTTTAAATAAGATGGGGAGGAgcagatggctaggtggcacagtgaatagagcacaggtccgggagtcaagagtacctgagttcaaatctggcctcagacacttaataattacctagctgtgtggccttgggcaagtcacttaaccccactgccttggtaaaaataaataaataaaatcaaagttgTGTTTTTGACAAAACTGTTGCTTTTTGCCGATGATATGACattttagagaatcctagaaagtcAACTGAGagttaattgaaacaataaattcagcaaagtggtaagatatgaaataaatccacaaaaaccatcagcatttttatatatcatcaaaaaaaacccagaaggaagagataaaaaagagaaattccattcccAAGAACTACAGAAGGTAGAAAATATTTGGTAGTGTTTCTAGCTAGACAAAAACAGGATCTATTTGAATCCATTAGTGTTTTATAGTGTTCTGCAGAAATAAAAGCAGATCTTGTGTTTCTTATATGATTGTCATTATTTTCTAACTTTATAAAATATCCCTTTTGGGAGTTTGACTGGTACAGttctgaataaatgaattaatttaggtGGTATTGTTAGGACAAAACTTGTAACTAAGACTTAGATtacctttgactttttttttaatttttttttaggtttttgtaaggcaaatggggttaagtggcttgcccaaagccacacagctaggtaattattaagtgtctgaggccagatttgaacccaggtactcctgactccaaggctggtgctttatccactacgccacctagccgcccctagattaCCTTTGACTTGATCTATCCctgtacaattaatgtttctttgattatttatgTCTGCTTTACTTCTTCAAAAAGTTTTATTGTTAGATTCATAGTGTCACTGAGTGAATCTTGGTAGACAcactcccaaatatttcatatctTCTGTAGttgttttgaatggaatttctgtCCCTGGCAATGCCTACTgaagtttttggtttttataaataaataaacaaacaaacaaataaataaataaatatatatatatatatatatatatatatgttgattatttatgtgaataaaatttattttgatagtttttattttgagatctctttcaggaagtgataggtgaattccctcaatttctattttaccctctgcttctaggatctcagggcaattttctatactatttcttgaaaaatgaagcctaggctctttttctggtcatacctttcaggtaacccaataatttttaaattatctcttctgaatctgttttctaggtcagttatttttccattgagatatttcacattttcttctaattttttgttcttttagtattgttttattgtttcttgaatcCTTGCTaagtcttcagcttcctttagctctattctacatttgaaggagttatttttcagctggccaattctgctttataaggcattcttctcatttgccttgtGGGTTGCTTTTTTCAATTGGCCTAaactgtttgtttgtttgttttttgtatttctttcactaagctactaacttggttttcatgatttccttgcatttctcttatttcttttcccaatttttcctctaccttccttgcttgtttttcaaagtcttttctgagtttGTCCATAgcctcttggaggctttggataacagaagctttgattttgttcccatggaggatcaaaacacatactcagaagatgagaaagtaattttctatgatcaagttctttttttcttgtttgctcatttcctcagtctatgactgatttgcTACCCCAAGGCTTTGGCAGGGTTTTGGGACACTTGCAGGGACCtaaattcctccaaggtcttatgagaggctctgattactctcttgcctgtgctctatGGAttaccacaggcactcccctttgccctggagctgtgaggagagtccctgcttctctatggtggtatggggccccagactgtgacctggatctgagtgtgggcaaacagcagagtcctgcccagagatagcagagagacctctgcattttctcccctctcccttacCAGCTGTAAGCTGAATGCTCTGGAAATCAGTGGCTCTGCAGCTTCCCAGCACAGGTTCCCACCACAGGGTTGCTCTGAAACCTGAGTTGGCTGGGGCTCCTCATTCACTCTGGTacggcagagttctctcacctgcCCCTTCAAGGGGTGCCCTGAGATccttgggccaagaggtctggaaaccaccccctctgccaaggACCCAGGCGACCCCAGGGACCTAGGCACCCAAGGGGCTGCTCCTGGAAAGTTGGAGCAAATGGCTGTGCTGCCGTCCCAGCTGTGTTGCAGCTTTTTCCAAACCTCGGTGCCAGTAAAACAGATATTTTCTGTgtatcttctaagttgtcttggactgggaaattgtatcattcattctttctatgggctctgcccctctaaattttggctagaatcataatttgatggcttttggaagtTTTTTAGggacaagtttccaggaattcctgccctcatacCACCATTTTAGTTCCACCctccattttcatttctaatatgaataattccttttcctttttttaaaatgaggttaggaggcagctaggtggcacagtggatagagcaccagccctggattcaggagtacctgagttcaaatctggcttaagacacttaataattacctagctgtgtggccttgggcaagccacttaaccccattgccttgcaaaaaaaaaaacctttaaaaaaatgaggttagCTGTTTAtgtttattagtttttaaaaataatagctagatttcttaatttattttgttttcaattttattactctatCATATTTAGAATTTCATCATGTTGCCTAGGTTTTGATTTGTTggtgtgttctttttttttttagctgcatgccTAACTCAGGGATTATCCTCTTTTTTCTAATGATGAAAGAATTTGATATATGCATTTTTACCTCAGAATTCCTTTGGCTAAATCAGCTAAGTCTTGGTATTTTTCACATCATTGTCATTTTCCTTGGTGAAATTTTGTTTCTGTAATTCTTTGATCCACCAGTCCTCTGGGGGGATCATTCTGTTTAATctccaattacttttttttttttttttttttttttagtttttgcaaggcaatagggttaagtgatttgcccaagatcatacagctaggcaattattaagtgtctgaggtcagctttgaactcaggtcttcctgactccagggccagtgctctatctattgcatcacctagctgcccctccaattatttttaaactctttttttcagAGACCTTTTATTGATGtagtttttatttcatcatgatcagTATATGATGTTTAATGCTTgtgcttttttacattttttagtgAGATGTTTATGCACCAGTTCTGGGGTAAAAGTGCCAAGTACAAATGGGAATATgtaattcctttctattcccattcagtcaTCACTAGAGATTTATTACCTCTAATTTTTCTAAACTTCTATTCAAACCTTTAACTGCCTATTGGCTTTTTGGGTTATATTTGCACAGGTCTAAAAGAGATACCCTAAGGGTCTCCtatcataattttgttatctatttCTCCCTCCAATTTAactgttttttttggtttgttttttaggtttttgcaaggcaatggggttaagtgacttgcccaaagccacacagctaggcaatttaattatctgaggccagatttgaacacaagtactcctgactccagggctggtgctctctccactgcaccacctagccgcccctaatttaactctttttaaaaaatatttagatgcTATGCTATTTGGTTTTGTGTATtgattttaattccttttataaGGGGTCTTCAGTTTTAATGTAATTTctagcttatctttttttttaaatcatagttaTATCTATATAGTCTTATCTGAAATCTTAGTTGTTACATCAGCTTTTTTGagtttagctgaagcaaaatagattttgttcTGGATGCTCATTTTAATTCTGGGTAGATCAGTGagttaatatgcatttattacaATCCTACTctgttctagggatacaaagaaaggaaaaagatagcCCTTGACAAGAAACTCACAAtttaatgaggaagacaacatgcaaacaactatgtgcaaCTATGACAAGGATAATCAGGAAATAATAGAgggaagacattagaattaagaggaattgagAAATGCTTCTTATAGAAGATATTAGCTGCAACTCTAAGGAAGACAGGGAATCCAGGAGGTGGAGATAAGGAGGGAAGAGTATTTTATGCATGGGAAAATGCCTGGGGGCCGAGAGATAGAAGGTCTAGCTAGAGGTAAAACAAGAGTGAAAGGAGTAAGGctggaaagattgtgggagaagggAGTTTAGGTTAAGGGTTCAGAATgacaagattttatattttattctggaagTGATCTGGAGCTACAGAATTTGAGTAGTTTAGttagatcactttgacagctgaatgTACTAAGGTAGAAAGAGATGTAGCAGAGAGATCAACCAGAAGGCTCTTAACAGAGTCTCAATAGGAGGAGATGAAGACCTGCACCAGGTGGGTGGAAGTGTCATTGAAGAGAAGGGGGTATATTTGAGAggtgataaaaagataaaatcctaCAGGCCTTTCCAGCAGATTGACTATGGTAGAGGGAGAGGAGGTGAAAGAGAGAGGATCCAAATCTGACACCTAAATTCTAAATTTAGGTGATTAGAAGGATAGTGTGaagtgtatttcttgtaaacaacatataaCTGGAttgttttctaatccattctgcttttcTCTTGCATTCAAGTGTTCTTCCCATTCACTGTAAATCAGTTATTTGTGAAATTCCCCACCATTTCcaagttttttcctctctttacttTCCCCCCCTTTAACAAATAAGGTGATAAAAGGTGAGTTTGACTGTCACATGATctagaaataaagtgacttgtttaCATTCTATTACTCCTCTTCTATTCCTTGATcccaaaattttactttttcttccctttttaatcCCTCCTGAATGTTTCTGTTTAACTATGCTTCCTCTTAAATTCTGATCTCCAGAAGCATAGTCCCTGCCCTCCCTTTTAAGTTTATTATAAGGTCTTGCCATTTTCCCCTACTTCTAGCacatttaaattcttattttcctttattaggAGATAGtgatttccctccttcctcctttcttccctctaatGGGCAGTTCCCCAACACTAACATTTGTGTTCCTTGGAGaccatcaaaataaaaataaatcacccACTGGTCCTCTATCAGACATACTTTGATCTATGACCTTTAAAGATATTAAGGTTCTGGGAAGACAATTGTTTCTTATTTCCCTATTGGTATATATAAACAATTCATACCCTGTGGATAGAgccccaaccctggagtcagaaggacctgagttcaaatttgaattcagacacttaataattagccagTTAtatgacttaaccccattgccttgcctcccccccaaaaaaccccagaaaaaacCCAATTCATCTCCACATATTtccttataattaaataaatatataataagcctttctatttttttcttggctCCTTGTGTCTCCATTTCAAAATGTCTACTCTGTTTTGGcctttttatttgggggggggtcttttttgttttgtttttgcaaggcagtggggttaagtgacttgcccaaggttacacagctaggtaattattaagtatctgaggtcgaatttgaactcagatcctcctgattccagggtctgtgctctattcactttaccaCTTAGCTCCATCCTGGTCTTTTTATTCTGCAATCCTTAGAAATCCTCTAGTTTATTAaagatctgtttttttctctgagtTTTTTTGGATAGATTACTCTTGGTTTTACAcctttatattttgctttttggaatattgggTCCCAAGTTCCCCCTCTCCTTTATGATGGTAGCCAAAATTTGTATGATTCCTGCTGCATTTCCTTGGTacctaaattctttctttttggatTCTTGTAGTATTTTTCCTATGACATAAGAGTGTTGGCTTTTGACTATGACATTCCTGGGTGCTTTCAGGAAGTGACCAGCATGTTCTTTGTAGTTGCAAACAGTTTGCCATCTGTTTCTAAGAATTctgggcaatttttatttttaaattcttgaaatatagaatctgatatttttttttggtcattattTTTCAGATAGATAATTCCTGGATTAAAGGAGCTTTCATTCAAATGGGTGTATGGAAGATAAAGacatattttaagtatttattttgttcacATATAGTAAATATTCCTGCCTACCTGTAATTGAATGTAAGGATAGAGACtgttccattttttatttttctatccttAACCTTAATGTAATGCCTGGCATATTAAAAAGTGGccataaatgctttttttgattgattgatagttccttttcttttatacttattttaaacttttaaaatcatcAAGCACACAGGAGGCAATAATAAATGCCTCAACATTGAATTATGGGCCAGGATCTTctagtgtctctctctctttttttttttttggcaaaaatttccaaatttttcttttttcctaaaacttCATTAggacaaaaagccattccccaattgacaaatggtcaaaggatatgcaaaggcaatttacagatgaggagatcaaagtaatccatagccatatgaaaaaatgctaaatcattagttattagagaaatgcaaattaaagcttctctgaggtaccacctcacacctctcagattggccagtatgaccaggaaggataatgatcattgttggaaggtatgtgggaaatctgggacactattacactgttggtggagctgtgaactcatccaacccttctggagagctatttggaactatgcccaaagggcaacaaaaatgtgcataccctttgacccagcaataccactactgggtctataccctgaagagatgaggaaaaagggtaaaaacattacttgtacaaaaatatttatagcagccctgtttgtggtggcaaagaattggaaatccagtaaatgtccttcaattggggaatggcttagcaaactgtggtatatgtatgtcatggaacactattgttctattagaaaccaggagggatgggatttcagggaaacctggagggatttgcatgaactgatgctgaatgagatgagcagaaccagaaaaacactgtacaccctaacagcaacatgggggtgatgttcaaccttgaaggacttgctcattccatcagtgcaacaatcaggaacaattttgggctgtctgcaaaggagagtgccatctgtatccagataacgagctgtggagtttgaacaaagtgcaaggactattccctttaatttagaaaaaaacagatatcttattgtctgatcttgttacctcttagacttctctttaaggatataatttctctctcatcatacccaatttggatcaaggtacaacatggaaacaaagtaaagactgacaagagtgctttctgtggggggggggggggaagcaagattgggggaaaaattgtaaaactcaaataatatctttaataaaaataaattaaaaaaaacttcattagGGAGGAATTTTGGCTAACTCATTGTAGACTAATGTTAACCCAAGCAGGTCACTGCCTAAATTAACTGATGCCAATTTTCCTCCCATCCTCCCATTCTTCCAATTCTCAAACCATGTGCTACAAGAGCTGTAATTTAGTGACTCTCAAGTGTTGTTATCTctgaatggggaggggagaaacacATAgtccttttgtaattttttttaatttttttagaatattttaaattcacaACCATTTTCCCTTCCTTGAAGTAGATGACTATAAGAATAGGACTCCATTGTACTTAAGGGGAATAAGAGCCAAGGGAAAAGGAGATTCTAAAGGGTCCAGACACCTCATCTTATTTTCTCACCAACTCTCTCATGGCCTCATTGTCAAATCGAAAGAAACGCCAGCCTTCTGCTACAGTGAGATCTTTGGCCCCCCTGGCCACATAGAAGTCCATGGCATCTTTGTTCCAGTCAAGGACAGCTAGACGAAACTGGGAGCAGCCTCTCTCTAGGGCAACCTGCAGGAAGGTCACCCCATATAGTAGTTAGAGAGGGAAAGGCCCAGATATCCAgctctctctctcacctccctAGTGTCCCCCTGTACTCAGAGATATCCCAAATAGATAGACTTCCTTACCTCAGCCACTTTCTTGATAATCTTGGAACCAATCCCTTGACCTAAcatgaggagaaaaatattaatgggAGGGAGCATTGAAACCTAGCTAGAAGGAGCAataataacaaatgaaaaaaaactttatatttagAAGGTAGTGGAACGCCTGTAATCCAAGCCAGTACCCCTATATTTCGGCATCACATAGATATCCTCCAGGTACACATTTCGTCCTGTCCACGTGCTATAGGTGAAATAGTAGAGGCCATAGCCCACCATAATGGAACCTGAGAGGGCAAGAAGGGAGAGATCAGTAGGAGGCTAGGAGAGCAAGAGGTGGCTCTGGACACAATACTGGTGAGggaccaaaaaagaagaaaaattgtgtgcatgtgtgtgcatttgtgtCCAGTATTTAACATATGGGtgccaaaaaagaaaagtggTGTGTGTCCAATATTCATCATATGATAAGTGCTAAAAGCTGTATGTGAAGTAATAAATGAAATGATGATTTTGAACTTGGAAAACCTCGGTATGGATTCTGACTGCCAatgtttctcatttataaaatagacatAACAATGCAATATAACTTTCACAAAATACTTTGCAAGCCATAAGCATTAgtatctttttggggggagggaagaagggaagatacTCCTTTTACTCATGCAGATTGGCTACTGCtttgaaatttatattattaGAGTTGCCTAAAGCCCTAAGACTTAAGTGACCTGGCCAGAATCAGGAGGAGATTGTCAGAGGAAGGATATTGTGATGCTTCTACCCTAAAATGCCCCTCAGAGGATCTGTTACTGTAGCAGCTCTTACCCAGGGGATCCTGGTGCTCTGAAGGAATTTCAGCCACTAGACAGTGATAAAAAGGATTTTCACCAAAGCCATCAGATTTCAGGGCTATAAAAAGAGTTGAGAGATATATAGAGgtagagaaaatgatcaatgatctACCCATGGGGTGACTAGGGAAATGAAAGGAGGGATCCAAGGTTCCTTGTGTCTCAATCCTATCAACTATCTTTCCCCAAACACTATCCCTCCCCCTTTCAGGGTCTCTAACCTCAGAAACCCACCTTCTTCACTGATCTTCACTTGATCTGAGAGTTTCTCAAATTCAGCTAATTCCTGTGAATACATAGACGGAAGAGGAATAATATGTGAGAACAGGATAGGCATGGCGAAGTAAGCTTCCTGAGGTCTGggacattttttttccccttttgtcttaGTGGTATCCATACTCAGTATATCTCAGGTACTTGTTGAAGAATGGGATGTTTTTGGACTGCAAGGATTTATTTTGCCAGATTTTGCATGTTagttagaaaggttttatttttctttaaattgtgaAGGAAGGctgaggaggaaaggggagaatgaaaacaaatattttggtGATGGCCTGAAATGaggaacacctgaattcaaatctgatctcagatacttactagcaatgtgaccctcagcaagtctctaaaatgggaatacttcccaaggttgctgtgaggatcaaatgcgaTATTTGTAAGGTACCTGGCATACAGTAAGCACTATAAAAATATTGGCTATTATTATTCATGTTAATactaaatattaattgattttattgaaaaatacaatgaaaaacttATTCGGGATTCCAACCACTGGAAGCGAATGCCCCAGCTTAAAGTtttaagtgtttgttgaattgtcAGGACTCGAGGGGGCCACTGGAGGTGCTGGCTGTGTGGGCTGCTCACACTCATCTCCTTCCCTCCCGGACCCCAGAAATCTAAGCTTCCCCCAATCCgccctctctccttcccaccccagGGACCCCCGAAGCTTTCACCCGAATCATCTTCATGATTTCCCCGCAGTCGCCCTCCGTGGCCTCCCGAATCAGCACCGCCGCCATCGCTGCCAAGCCCGACACCACGAGTTCCCTGGCTCCTCCTCCCAGCAGGAAGGACAGAgtccggcccggccccggccgctCCGAGGGGCCCCGGGACTGTGTGTCCCGGGCCGCCCTGGCAGCCTGGCGAAGCCTCCGAGCCTTCTCAGAAAAGGGTTAAATGCACATAATGACGGGATTTCCAAGGAAAGCAACGATACTGACGTGCAGTTATCAAAGGAGGAAAAACGAATGCATGGActgcccccgccccgcccccccaaaGTCTCCGCTGGAGTCCCACTTTCTGCGGCGAATGGAGTCCTGGAccgaggcaggaagacctgagttcaagctgAACCCCGACGTTTACTGCACACGTTCCTCTTAGCGTCTTCATCCCTAAAGTGGACGCAGTGACAGAATCTATTCCCCAGGGACGTAATGAAGAACCGATGTGTCAGGGACTGACCGAGCAGACGCTTATTAAATACTGGTCGATCGgggcggccctggagtcaggagaaatcgagttcaaattcgatcttaGACGCGGATTGataacccagctgtgtgaccttggccaacttacttaaccccattgccttaaataagtaaaatttttaaaaatgcttgtcgATTGAAAGCTATCTACATACATGCCCTTGGACCTCAAGTTAATGACCCCCGACGCTGGGACTTTGAGATCCTAGTGCGTCTCCAAAAGGGATGGGAAGCAATTGGAAGGGGCTTGGGGAAGAAGAGGGCATAGTAGATATCAGAGGCTTCTGATCCAATTACAGCTCTATAAAAATCATAGTCCCTTTACTCAAAGGCTGCCTCCCTTCCCGCAGCTaggtgtggatagagcaccgccctcagacacttaataattccctagctgtgtgatcttgggcaaatcacttaatcccattgccttgcaaaaaccaaaaaacaaaaatacattgaGGGATATATGGGCCACCCCTTCAGCTCACAAGTCCTATCTAGTGCAGGTCCTCTGCCTGCTCCTTGAGTGTGTCCTAAGACCAGGCTCCTGCTATCAGAAAAAGCAATAGAGTTTGCTCAACCCCCAGATTTCACAAGGTGAAAACTGAGTCctcaactttatattttttttaagttatttgcaaggcaatggggtcaagtggcttgcccaaggccacacagctaggtcattattaagtgtctgaggtcggatttgaactcaggcactcctgactccagggccaatgctctatctgctacaccacctagccaccccagtcacTTAGTTTTTGCCTACCACTCCTACACATACACTAATGGACTAGTTTCTTGATCTATGAAAGCCTACCCATTCTCCAGTCTCCCCAAGTCCTGTCTCCCTGGGACAAActtgaaagataaagaaatttatgttaaaatattAGTGACTTTATTAATCGTCCccagagaatttaaaatttaaagggGAATTCCTTGACAAGAGCAAGATCATGAAGCTGTCATTGTAGGATTTCAGACACTGAGGCATGGAAGCAGGTACTGACATTACAGGAAAATCCAGAAGAAAGGGtagtgttggggcggctaggtattGCAGTGGCacaagcactggccctggagtcaggagtacctgggttcaaatccggtctcagacacttaataatgacctagctgtgtggccttgggcaagccactgaaccctatttgccttgcaaaaacctaaaaaaaaaaagtatagtgtGGCAGCAAGAATACTGGTTTTAAAGTCAAGTAACACAGATTGTCATTATAACTAGTGCCTGTGCAAGTTACTTTccctttctaggcctcagtttcttaatccaTAAAATATTGGAGGAGAGGCACAGTTTGTACTACATAATCTTTAAAggccctttcagctcta from Macrotis lagotis isolate mMagLag1 chromosome 2, bilby.v1.9.chrom.fasta, whole genome shotgun sequence includes these protein-coding regions:
- the SAT2 gene encoding thialysine N-epsilon-acetyltransferase isoform X2: MAAVLIREATEGDCGEIMKMIRELAEFEKLSDQVKISEEALKSDGFGENPFYHCLVAEIPSEHQDPLGQGIGSKIIKKVAEVALERGCSQFRLAVLDWNKDAMDFYVARGAKDLTVAEGWRFFRFDNEAMRELGIVLALCSNSTARYLDTDGTLLCRQPKIVPDCCTDGMSKSFKVEHHPHVAVRVYSVFLVLLISFSISSCKSLQVSLKSHPSWFLIEQ
- the SAT2 gene encoding thialysine N-epsilon-acetyltransferase isoform X1, giving the protein MAAVLIREATEGDCGEIMKMIRELAEFEKLSDQVKISEEALKSDGFGENPFYHCLVAEIPSEHQDPLGSIMVGYGLYYFTYSTWTGRNVYLEDIYVMPKYRGQGIGSKIIKKVAEVALERGCSQFRLAVLDWNKDAMDFYVARGAKDLTVAEGWRFFRFDNEAMRELGIVLALCSNSTARYLDTDGTLLCRQPKIVPDCCTDGMSKSFKVEHHPHVAVRVYSVFLVLLISFSISSCKSLQVSLKSHPSWFLIEQ
- the SAT2 gene encoding thialysine N-epsilon-acetyltransferase isoform X3; this encodes MAAVLIREATEGDCGEIMKMIRELAEFEKLSDQVKISEEALKSDGFGENPFYHCLVAEIPSEHQDPLGSIMVGYGLYYFTYSTWTGRNVYLEDIYVMPKYRGQGIGSKIIKKVAEVALERGCSQFRLAVLDWNKDAMDFYVARGAKDLTVAEGWRFFRFDNEAMRELLVIWIQMALSFADSPKLFLIVALME
- the SAT2 gene encoding thialysine N-epsilon-acetyltransferase isoform X4 gives rise to the protein MAAVLIREATEGDCGEIMKMIRELAEFEKLSDQVKISEEALKSDGFGENPFYHCLVAEIPSEHQDPLGSIMVGYGLYYFTYSTWTGRNVYLEDIYVMPKYRGQGIGSKIIKKVAEVALERGCSQFRLAVLDWNKDAMDFYVARGAKDLTVAEGWRFFRFDNEAMRELVRK
- the SAT2 gene encoding thialysine N-epsilon-acetyltransferase isoform X5, yielding MAAVLIREATEGDCGEIMKMIRELAEFEKLSDQVKISEEALKSDGFGENPFYHCLVAEIPSEHQDPLGQGIGSKIIKKVAEVALERGCSQFRLAVLDWNKDAMDFYVARGAKDLTVAEGWRFFRFDNEAMRELVRK